From the Octadecabacter antarcticus 307 genome, one window contains:
- a CDS encoding Ig-like domain-containing protein gives MDGDTLTVTYPTVVPAEGCVDIVNNEIKFTPAMSFAGDDTLSYTIDDGNGGTDMATFTVTAGTAGDDQIGGGYLDDPEGDRVDNNDAIIGYAGFNDDIIYGFGGDEVPDGGTGSDLFVGGNKGRTATTQTGTFWVCVIGSTGAVGGPILWCIQIKLRAVAL, from the coding sequence GTGGACGGCGACACGCTGACCGTTACCTATCCGACTGTTGTTCCGGCCGAAGGCTGCGTGGATATTGTGAACAACGAGATCAAATTCACGCCTGCCATGAGCTTTGCTGGCGACGATACACTCAGCTACACAATCGACGACGGCAATGGCGGCACGGACATGGCGACCTTCACGGTCACTGCGGGCACCGCAGGTGATGACCAGATCGGCGGCGGCTACCTTGATGATCCAGAGGGCGACCGTGTTGACAATAACGATGCTATCATCGGCTATGCCGGTTTCAACGACGACATCATCTATGGCTTTGGTGGAGACGAGGTGCCGGACGGTGGCACCGGCTCCGACCTCTTCGTGGGCGGCAATAAAGGCCGGACCGCGACAACGCAGACCGGCACTTTTTGGGTTTGCGTGATTGGATCAACGGGCGCGGTAGGCGGCCCAATCTTGTGGTGTATCCAGATCAAGCTGCGCGCGGTCGCCTTGTAA
- a CDS encoding neutral zinc metallopeptidase — translation MTWQGRRRRRNIEDRRSANVGVLWDAGRTIQPHTITHATSEQCQRWFRTGYGAAQITACNNTFETNKL, via the coding sequence ATGACGTGGCAGGGCAGACGTAGACGCCGCAACATTGAAGATCGCCGATCCGCCAACGTTGGTGTTCTTTGGGACGCAGGGCGCACCATTCAGCCGCACACAATCACCCATGCCACATCTGAGCAGTGCCAGCGCTGGTTTCGAACCGGTTACGGCGCTGCGCAGATCACGGCCTGTAATAATACATTCGAAACCAATAAACTGTAA
- a CDS encoding ornithine cyclodeaminase yields MLTPSKKALVPFVSVENMMRLVNSNGLSSMLVRICDAIEEDFLRWDAFDKTPRVASHSDVGVIELMPTSDGNLYGFKYVNGHPKNTAEGLQTVTAFGLLADVQSGYPVLLSEMTLLTALRTAAMSALAAKHLAPKGATTMAMIGNGAQSEFQCRAFQAICGITRVRLFDIDPAATQKCATNLQNSGLHVTTCTTAEDAVTGAQIITTCTADKQNATVLTDNMVGAGVHINAIGGDCPGKTELHADILYRSDIFVEYPPQTRVEGEIQALDADHPVIELHDVFAGRTQGRKTGGAGDKQITLFDSVGFAIEDFSALRCIKDAIKGTDFFDALDMLADPDDPRDLYGMLNRAK; encoded by the coding sequence ATGCTGACCCCGTCCAAAAAGGCGCTCGTGCCCTTCGTTTCTGTTGAAAACATGATGCGTCTGGTCAATTCCAATGGCCTGTCTTCGATGCTGGTTCGGATCTGCGACGCCATCGAAGAAGATTTTCTGCGCTGGGACGCGTTTGACAAAACCCCACGCGTGGCCTCGCACTCAGATGTTGGCGTGATCGAACTGATGCCGACATCGGACGGCAATCTTTACGGATTTAAATACGTCAACGGCCACCCGAAAAACACCGCCGAGGGCCTGCAAACTGTCACGGCCTTCGGCCTGCTTGCTGATGTGCAATCGGGCTATCCGGTGCTCTTGTCGGAAATGACCCTGCTCACTGCGCTGCGCACCGCAGCCATGTCCGCGCTGGCCGCCAAACACCTCGCCCCGAAAGGCGCCACAACCATGGCGATGATCGGCAACGGCGCGCAGTCAGAATTCCAATGCCGCGCGTTTCAAGCGATCTGCGGCATCACCCGTGTGCGCCTGTTCGACATTGATCCAGCCGCCACACAAAAATGCGCGACCAATCTGCAAAACAGCGGCTTGCACGTTACGACCTGCACAACCGCCGAAGACGCCGTCACAGGCGCGCAGATCATCACGACCTGCACCGCCGACAAACAAAACGCGACCGTTCTGACCGACAACATGGTCGGCGCTGGCGTACACATTAACGCCATCGGCGGCGACTGCCCGGGCAAAACCGAACTGCACGCGGACATCTTGTACCGCTCGGATATTTTTGTGGAATATCCGCCACAGACCCGCGTCGAAGGCGAAATTCAAGCGCTCGACGCCGACCACCCCGTCATCGAATTGCACGACGTCTTCGCAGGCCGCACGCAGGGTCGCAAAACTGGCGGTGCGGGCGACAAACAAATCACTCTGTTTGACAGCGTCGGCTTTGCCATCGAAGACTTCTCAGCCCTGCGCTGCATCAAAGACGCCATCAAAGGCACGGATTTTTTCGATGCCCTCGACATGCTTGCCGACCCCGACGATCCGCGCGATCTTTATGGCATGCTGAACCGCGCCAAATAG
- a CDS encoding nucleotidyltransferase family protein, with amino-acid sequence MIATLLLAAGKSSRMGARDKLLEIVDGVPLLALLASRALNVGPTFVTLPSAHHPRRSVLPQSAQIVVVDANLGMAHSIKAGIKALPDTVRGVMILPGDMPDITAADMAAIQTAARHCTAPIVRATTSDGTLGHPIYFAASQFSRFDALRGDRGAFRLTIGLEDQTVLVPLQGDRAQLDLDTPQDWAAYRAR; translated from the coding sequence ATGATCGCAACGCTTCTCCTTGCCGCTGGTAAATCATCCCGCATGGGCGCGCGCGATAAGCTGCTGGAAATTGTCGATGGGGTTCCGCTTCTTGCCTTGCTTGCCAGCCGCGCGCTGAACGTCGGCCCAACCTTTGTGACGCTCCCCAGCGCGCACCATCCACGCCGTTCTGTGCTGCCACAATCGGCGCAGATCGTCGTTGTCGATGCAAACTTGGGCATGGCGCACAGCATCAAGGCTGGCATCAAAGCCCTGCCCGACACGGTGCGTGGCGTTATGATCCTGCCGGGCGACATGCCCGATATTACTGCAGCTGATATGGCCGCGATCCAGACCGCCGCCCGTCATTGCACAGCACCTATTGTTCGCGCCACCACATCGGACGGCACGCTGGGCCATCCGATCTATTTTGCAGCGAGCCAGTTTTCGCGCTTCGACGCGCTGCGCGGCGATCGCGGCGCGTTCCGCCTGACCATTGGGCTGGAGGATCAGACCGTGCTCGTGCCATTACAAGGCGACCGCGCGCAGCTTGATCTGGATACACCACAAGATTGGGCCGCCTACCGCGCCCGTTGA
- a CDS encoding disulfide bond formation protein B has protein sequence MTKTQLTALAAFGSFILLAGAFVFQSLGYAPCTMCLWQRWPHAVASVIGVLALAQPRLQSPLAILGGLAALTTGAIGLYHTGVERDWWEGPTSCSGSSGLDTNNLLNTDIARIVMCDDVVWSLMGLSMASFNALFSFALVGIWIAAARR, from the coding sequence ATGACCAAAACACAGCTCACCGCCCTTGCCGCCTTTGGCAGCTTTATCCTCCTCGCTGGCGCGTTCGTCTTTCAATCGCTCGGCTACGCACCGTGCACAATGTGTCTGTGGCAGCGCTGGCCCCACGCGGTGGCCAGCGTCATTGGTGTTCTGGCATTGGCACAGCCGCGGCTGCAATCACCACTGGCGATTCTAGGCGGCCTCGCGGCGCTGACAACCGGCGCAATCGGCCTGTATCATACGGGCGTAGAACGCGACTGGTGGGAAGGTCCGACAAGCTGTTCAGGCTCTAGCGGGCTGGACACGAATAACCTGCTCAACACCGATATCGCGCGTATTGTCATGTGCGACGATGTGGTTTGGTCGCTGATGGGCCTGTCGATGGCCTCGTTTAACGCTTTGTTCTCTTTCGCTCTGGTCGGCATCTGGATCGCCGCCGCCCGCCGCTAA
- the rocF gene encoding arginase, with protein sequence MTPQNILLIGAPVDSGKDRKGCIMGPDAYRTARLGDILTDLGHSVTDLGNLTPQDTDIPDHNHLIALPQTVGWTRTLNKAAFDAAPKGLPIFLGGDHSLALGSVTGIADYAASIGKPLFVLWLDAHSDFHTPQSTASGNLHGTPVAYLSGQDGFDDFPVVTNPVPTENICMIGLRSVDPAEHAALARTNVEIADMRAIDEGGIRAPLAEFLAKVDAADGLLHVSLDVDFLDPDIAPAVGTTVPGGATLREAHLVMELLHDSGRVTSLDLVELNPFMDERGKTASLMVDLTASLLGRRVFDRPTRSFA encoded by the coding sequence ATGACCCCGCAAAACATCCTTCTCATCGGCGCGCCCGTAGACAGCGGTAAAGACCGCAAAGGCTGCATCATGGGACCGGACGCCTACCGCACCGCGCGTCTGGGCGACATCCTGACAGACCTCGGCCACAGCGTGACCGACCTCGGCAATCTCACGCCGCAAGACACCGATATCCCCGACCACAACCACCTGATCGCCCTGCCCCAAACTGTTGGCTGGACGCGCACACTGAACAAAGCCGCCTTTGATGCGGCCCCGAAGGGTCTGCCGATCTTTTTGGGTGGCGATCATTCCCTCGCGCTTGGGTCCGTCACTGGCATCGCGGATTACGCGGCCAGCATCGGCAAGCCGTTGTTCGTTCTCTGGCTTGATGCACACAGCGATTTTCACACGCCACAATCGACGGCCAGCGGCAATCTGCACGGCACACCCGTCGCCTATCTCAGCGGCCAAGACGGGTTTGATGACTTTCCAGTTGTCACCAATCCGGTTCCGACAGAAAATATCTGCATGATCGGTCTGCGCTCCGTTGATCCCGCAGAACACGCCGCCCTTGCCCGAACAAATGTTGAAATCGCCGATATGCGCGCCATCGATGAGGGCGGCATTCGCGCGCCACTGGCCGAATTCCTCGCCAAAGTAGACGCTGCAGACGGCCTGCTTCATGTCTCGCTCGACGTTGATTTCCTTGATCCCGACATCGCACCCGCCGTCGGCACAACAGTCCCCGGTGGTGCGACCCTGCGTGAGGCGCATCTGGTGATGGAACTGCTGCACGACAGCGGCCGCGTCACCTCGCTGGATCTCGTCGAACTCAACCCTTTTATGGACGAGCGCGGCAAAACTGCCTCCCTTATGGTCGACCTCACCGCGTCCCTTTTGGGCCGCCGCGTATTCGACCGCCCAACTCGTTCGTTCGCCTAA
- a CDS encoding YqaA family protein, whose protein sequence is MIRRLYNWTLSLAQSPYALWALAAVAFIESSVFPIPPDLMMIPMIVAMPRRAFLIAGVTTVASVLGGVFGYAIGMFAFDAIGQPILQALGKAHSMEELSTRFNDMGFWAVLVAGITPFPYKVITIMSGWTAMPIGTFIATSILARALRFFIIAALLWKFGEPIRIFIEKRLGLVFTVFFVVLIGGFILMRYL, encoded by the coding sequence ATGATCCGTCGTCTTTACAACTGGACCCTGTCCCTCGCCCAATCTCCTTATGCGCTTTGGGCGCTTGCAGCCGTCGCATTTATTGAAAGTTCAGTGTTCCCGATCCCACCGGATTTAATGATGATTCCGATGATTGTCGCCATGCCCCGCCGTGCCTTCCTGATCGCAGGCGTCACGACAGTGGCCTCTGTGCTTGGCGGGGTGTTCGGCTACGCAATCGGTATGTTCGCATTCGACGCCATTGGCCAACCGATCCTTCAGGCGCTCGGCAAAGCCCATTCGATGGAAGAATTAAGCACGCGGTTTAATGACATGGGGTTCTGGGCCGTGCTGGTCGCGGGCATCACGCCGTTCCCCTATAAGGTCATCACGATCATGTCCGGCTGGACAGCGATGCCCATCGGCACGTTCATCGCGACATCCATTCTCGCGCGCGCCCTGCGGTTCTTTATTATCGCAGCATTGCTTTGGAAATTTGGCGAACCAATCCGTATCTTCATCGAAAAGCGCCTCGGCCTCGTATTCACAGTGTTTTTTGTTGTGCTGATCGGCGGTTTCATCTTAATGCGCTATCTATGA
- a CDS encoding Ig-like domain-containing protein gives MDIIVQGDDSDPDGDDQDVTGATSPNWTVTVHGDNALTFVLVENFNGDTAITYTIDDGNGGMA, from the coding sequence GTGGACATCATCGTTCAGGGCGACGACAGCGATCCGGACGGAGATGATCAAGACGTTACTGGCGCGACCAGCCCGAACTGGACGGTTACGGTCCACGGCGACAACGCGCTGACGTTTGTTCTGGTAGAGAACTTTAACGGCGACACTGCAATCACGTACACAATTGATGATGGCAACGGCGGCATGGCGTAG
- a CDS encoding Lrp/AsnC family transcriptional regulator has product MDDLDSKLVQALQRDGRAAVSELSADLGVTRATIKARMDRLRASGEIAGFTVLTRADVVPHAVRGLMMLGIEGRGTEKVMRAISVLVEVQAVHSTNGTWDLIVEIGTETLDALDAVLFAVRRMDGVTRSETSLLLSSRRAGR; this is encoded by the coding sequence ATGGACGATTTGGATAGTAAGTTGGTGCAGGCGTTGCAGCGTGACGGGCGTGCGGCGGTGTCTGAGCTGAGTGCCGATTTGGGCGTAACGCGGGCGACGATAAAGGCGCGGATGGATCGGTTGCGCGCATCAGGTGAGATTGCGGGCTTTACGGTTCTGACCCGCGCTGATGTTGTGCCCCATGCCGTGCGCGGCCTGATGATGTTGGGCATCGAGGGGCGCGGTACAGAAAAGGTCATGCGCGCGATTTCGGTGCTGGTTGAGGTGCAGGCGGTGCATTCGACGAACGGCACATGGGATTTGATTGTTGAAATCGGGACAGAGACGCTGGATGCTTTGGACGCTGTGTTATTCGCCGTTCGCCGCATGGATGGTGTCACGCGGTCGGAGACAAGTTTGCTTTTGTCGTCGCGGCGGGCTGGGCGTTAG